Below is a genomic region from Henckelia pumila isolate YLH828 chromosome 3, ASM3356847v2, whole genome shotgun sequence.
ACTTATATGCTGACTATGCAATGTGGTAAATGCTAATCAATTATTCTTCCCTGAGACAGTGAGACCCAGTCCCAAGTTTTTGTACAAGTTTTCTGCTGATGTATGTGCTTGACACTTTACTATTTGGATTAAGGATCAAAGATGGACGTGGGTTGTCCTAAATCAGTTCTAGGCCCAGGAAGCTTGTTGCCTGGTCGGGCTTGAAAGGTTGGCTTGTAAGAGCCTGGTAGGGAGGGTTCAACCAAGCTTAAAACTTAGTCGTGCCAGCCTAAATTTTGGCTTTAATTGGTGTCATCTTCATTACAAAAACGATTTTTGTGTTTACCTAATGGTGGCACTCGAGTAAACTGGGAAATTCCTGCTTATTTCAGCATTTATAAACATCAACGGGTACAATGGGGATGTATACATGGAGTTGCATATTCAGCGAACTCATATTTGAAAAATGATTACCTAAAACAATCATGTATTTGCACGTATATGTGGACACCAGATAACATATACCCACCACATGAAGCCGCAGAAGAAGGATTACCTTAATCAAGTGCTTCACTTTTTAAAGTTAATATGATAACAAATGTGTCACTCCAACATCAAATCAAAACTCATTTACTTAcgctctttttatttttatattttttttaattttaatttcttctGATGTATTATTACTAAATTCCACCTAAACTACCCCGAAGGCTGAAACAAGAAATCGTATGCAAAATCCCAAAAGTGCTCTACTACTTGAGAAGGCCGTTGGTGTCCTTTCTCGTTTTCTTTGTTGGATTGATTGGGGACGTTCTGTGGGGTGGTAGTAGAGAGTAAAGgggttttctttcttttttttttttatttatatatattcaaaCACAGACAAATATCTAAATCATCTAAATCATCATTATATTAACTTTTGCTTTCTGTCCTTTTCTATTTTATGCTTGAATGGATTTACTTTTCCTCATTGCCACTGCCATTTTACGACACCCGATGTTGGCATGTTTGGCGGAGCTCCGTGGTATGAAGCCACGCTCAATTTTTCCCATTGGGCGCCATATTTTTCTATTGCAAGTTGTGTTATTTCTTTTCTTCTCACCTCTGTTCATTCCCACCTCCACCGCCTGCTCCAATGGCAATTGTCAGGTATTTCAGCTGATTAACACTTTTCTTTCTGTATTTTTGAGTGGATCCTTACATTTCTTGGCGTCTTGTCCCTTGTAATTGAGCTGAGTCTTTTAAGAGTTTGGGCAGCTTCTGGAATCCTGTGTTTCTGCTATTGACTGTGGGCCTGGTCTGTACTGTGGGAACTGCCCTTCACTTGGCAAGAATCAACCTTATTGCATTAGGGGTCAAGCGACTGCACCAGCTTCTATTGTAATGAATTCTGATCTTAACTCCTCCTTTTGTCTTTGTCTAGTATTCAAGAATTCTCtacttattttcttgattttgaggTTTGGTAGTAATTACTTTGTGGTTGTGCAACATTCTGAAAATGATAGATTAGTGGGCTGCCCTTCAACAAGTACTCTTGGCTGGTGGCACATAATGCCTTCTCCCGTGTGGATGCACCCTTGTTGACTGGTGCCCAAAGAGTTACTTTTTACAATCAAGAAGACACTGTTACTAATCAATTGATGGTATGCAAATTGTATGCCTTTTTGTTACATTTTTAAGATAAGATAAGAAAAACTGCTTCTATGTTACTCGgctattgagtttttttttggGTATTTGGACATGGCATAGAATGGAGTAAGGGGACTTATGCTGGATATGTATGACTTCGAGAACGATATTTGGTTATGCCATTCATTCCGTGGCCAATGCTACAACATCACCGCATTTGTAATTTCTAGCTTCCTTTCTCcaataaattttagttttaccTAGTGCGATATTGGATATACTTTGTTCTAAACTATTTTTGTAATGTGTCTTTAAAAAATGGAAACAAGATAGGAACCTGCAATAAATACACTGAGAGAAGTGGAAGTATTCTTGACTCAAAATCCTTCGGAAATTGTTACTATCATAATTGAGGATTATGTTCATACGCCAAAAGGGCTAACAAGGGTGTTTGCTGATGCTGGTTTGGACAAGTATTGGTATCCGGTTTCGAGGATGCCCAAGAAGGGAGAAGATTGGCCGACTATTAATAACATGGCAAGAAACAATTATCGTCTATTGGTTTTCACTTCTGATTCTTCAAAGGAGGCTACTGAGGGAATTGCATACCAGTGGAAGTACATGGTGGAAAATGAGCGTAAGTATCCGTAGTAGATTATGAATTTGATTCAagtgttttgtacaaaaaagATCTTGATCCTGTTATGTGTTTCAGCTGGAGATCCTGGAATTATACCTGGTTCATGCCCGAATAGAAAGGAATCAAAGCCACTCAATTCAAGAACTGCCTCTCTATTTCTAATGAACTACTTTCCAACCATGCCAGTTCAAAGTGAAGCTTGCAAAGAGCATTCTTCCCCGTTATCTGATATGGTTGCAACCTGTTATAAATCAGCCAGGAATCTGTTGCCCAACTTTTTAGCTGTGAATTTTTACATGGTATTGACATTTTAAACTTGAAGAAACTTATTGTACGTATAATTTTAGTTGTAAGCATTACCATTAATTTCCATGTGCAGAGAAGTGATGGAGGAGGTGTTTTCAATGTTTTGGATTACATGAATGGCCAGTCATTGTGTGGGTGCAGCACTGTATATGCCTGCCAGGTTTGTCAACTCTCTCCTGAAAATTACATTATTTCAGGAAAACAGTGAGATGCAAATACGAAAATGTAGCTGACATGTGATGATGTGATTATTAAGAGCAATCATGCTATAGCATATGTATTATCAAAATTGGATGTTTCGTTCATCAAGAGCTGTTAGAAATTTATGAATGGATTTGGTTTTATCCAGAGAAAAGTGATTTCCAACTTGCAAGTGTATTAttcttttcatcttttattcttTTCAAATAGAGTTGGGCTCATAAACTGGGAGTAGCTTATTGTTTGTGATAGTTTATTGTCATATGAATGTCGATCCATTTCAAATCTGGTGCTCTATCTGAAATTAGATTTTCTCGGTGGAGATGTTTGTGATTCATTCAACTACTTATAGAATTGTCAGAGTGGAAAAATTGAACTTGCCAAACAAGTGCGAGGCCCAGGCCCCTCTATCTCCTTGATTTCTTTCAGCTTTACAAGTCCTTAAACTTGCTTTTTTGGCACCCTTGGTGTTGTTCACCGGCTCCTGCCCCACTTGTCAGGGGTGGATCTAGGAATTTGGGGAAAGTGAGCAAGAGTAACTAGATAATTTGTTTGGGGGCAAAACTTGTTTTAAAAATCAGGCCATAAAATTTCGAAACAATTTTCTTTTGATAGGCCACTAGTCATATAAAAGAAAATTGAGTAGCTTAATACTAAATGGACTTGTTGCAGGCTGGAGCACCGTTTGGAAGCTGCAAAACTATTTCTGTGTCAAACACAACTCAGCCTGCCTCTGCAACTGATGGGAGCTTTTCGGGTTCTGTTCAGTTAACGAGCTACGCTGCAGTCATCATTGTCCCTCCTCCATCGTTTCTATGCCTGTTACTTTTTCTTGTGTCCATTTCTTTTCTGTGACCATAATTAAAAAATGGATTCGACCATTCAGTCTATAGAAGTTGAAATAGAATGGATTTACTGGATTTTGTCTGAGCCAGATATGTATCCAACAGCGGTATGCAATATGTGGAGTTCATTGTCTTGAAGCAGATTGTGAGAAGTTTCACATAGATTTATCATACGAAGAAGAAAGCCGGCCAAGTGCCAAATACACATCCTGTGTTCTGCATATTTTTCGGTTTTGAATATTTGTTGCTTGTCCGTTGCTTAGAAAGCCTAACCATCGAGACATTTTATGTTCTGATATTAAACAGATGCATATGCTGTGAATATTTGGTCAAGTTAATTGAATATAAGTATTTTATATGATAAAATTGTATTTTGCCACTGGATGATGTTTTCATTTGATCGTGTTTGGCTCTCCTTTAAATCATGGAAATTTACTGAAATCCAAGTTTTGATCCGAGTTGCAaatcttgaaagagtgggtgcccggttagccaacttgtggctaagggcttttgtgactctatgtataaacaatatttgtttaatataatttacattcattaatggcattttctttgtctttcttcatattgttatattgtgatatactattgatgttttgataaagaccttgaatatactatagtgtaagtaagatgagatagtgaataaagagagatcactattatgaaacacatcttatagtcactgtatattctaaacagttcctagtcaattgagccgcccgctaataaggataaggatcgctcgagattgagactagcatttgtgatgccaagtaccacgtttcattggtaatggacatggagatgttcaaagcatgcaaatggatattcatatgataattgatcgaactaccctattcggactttccaagtggttcacttatcgagtggataaagtccgcggttttggttgtacaccattagtcctttctacttgaaacatcattgagactctatatgctagtactgtactttgactcgtttaccgactctattgaggTCAAcatgtgtcgggattgggtacagttacgacacatataggagtcgatgctttgttgtcaaggattcactacatacttgcgagtgtggatatcctatgcgatctgaggagatattagtgtgacgaatctctggccagagtacatgatgtgttttaggttactcggttttcctagtaacacatgcgatgtcactatttgatctccaagatgtaatgcatagttatcgaatctcgaacgactctcgatacaccaatggttgttgattcgatcgggatatatggatgaagggaccgtactgtacgctaaccaaaatctactggttcttgcaggcactatcagtgatacctagggaaatcatggggcgatgttgctaggcgctcttaccatgattcgatgggtaagtcggaaattgttgttccgagtcacaaggagttgtgagcacacggctagttgtatccctgaaccatgagggtcacacaagtaatggattactaaaccccgttgagatagttaaatttaaagagttaaatgtaatgaaagagaagttggacttcttaactaaaagggagtggaatttcctaaaatgacatagggatggacatttttggaaatcactgaattcggattcagaaaaaattatcttgactttaaaaggtgcagaaatggtttctgtgcacattggtgaaatcggtttatcaatcggagtcatgatgaattttatattaatttctataataacgggcttggcttgttgggcttaagttatggattatgggccctaaggagttagagtcctaacataattataacttaatctagtatagaaattatatatatatacatatgtaggGTTCGAAATTCTCACTAATTCctccttgcaattttcgaacactacataaAATTTCTgagggatttttcaaaaattcccttctcccttttgagaaaattcggtctgtgatttttccaaaaaatcactttctgaattaacagatcaaatctgtttattctcttcgataaacatctgattgatttctagtgcaatcaatcagagagtttttgttttctattcgtggacttaattccggaggttgattgtgatagtcatcggttttcgggatttacaagaatagcagattaaattctgttggagtccataatcaagcctttgcttgaataggtaaaaatatttaattgtgtat
It encodes:
- the LOC140890605 gene encoding PI-PLC X domain-containing protein At5g67130 isoform X1, encoding MDLLFLIATAILRHPMLACLAELRGMKPRSIFPIGRHIFLLQVVLFLFFSPLFIPTSTACSNGNCQLLESCVSAIDCGPGLYCGNCPSLGKNQPYCIRGQATAPASIISGLPFNKYSWLVAHNAFSRVDAPLLTGAQRVTFYNQEDTVTNQLMNGVRGLMLDMYDFENDIWLCHSFRGQCYNITAFEPAINTLREVEVFLTQNPSEIVTIIIEDYVHTPKGLTRVFADAGLDKYWYPVSRMPKKGEDWPTINNMARNNYRLLVFTSDSSKEATEGIAYQWKYMVENEPGDPGIIPGSCPNRKESKPLNSRTASLFLMNYFPTMPVQSEACKEHSSPLSDMVATCYKSARNLLPNFLAVNFYMRSDGGGVFNVLDYMNGQSLCGCSTVYACQAGAPFGSCKTISVSNTTQPASATDGSFSGSVQLTSYAAVIIVPPPSFLCLLLFLVSISFL
- the LOC140890605 gene encoding PI-PLC X domain-containing protein At5g67130 isoform X2, which produces MFGGAPWYEATLNFSHWAPYFSIASCVISFLLTSVHSHLHRLLQWQLSEFGQLLESCVSAIDCGPGLYCGNCPSLGKNQPYCIRGQATAPASIISGLPFNKYSWLVAHNAFSRVDAPLLTGAQRVTFYNQEDTVTNQLMNGVRGLMLDMYDFENDIWLCHSFRGQCYNITAFEPAINTLREVEVFLTQNPSEIVTIIIEDYVHTPKGLTRVFADAGLDKYWYPVSRMPKKGEDWPTINNMARNNYRLLVFTSDSSKEATEGIAYQWKYMVENEPGDPGIIPGSCPNRKESKPLNSRTASLFLMNYFPTMPVQSEACKEHSSPLSDMVATCYKSARNLLPNFLAVNFYMRSDGGGVFNVLDYMNGQSLCGCSTVYACQAGAPFGSCKTISVSNTTQPASATDGSFSGSVQLTSYAAVIIVPPPSFLCLLLFLVSISFL